attaatttattttatacttctCTTGAAAAATggtatttaatttttaaaattattaaataattttaataataaataaaattaatataattatattaaatcaaaatataataaataataatgataataatttatttttgtagtGTATCTTACCATGTAAAGAGACATTtgatgatgaaaataattgtGTATTAAAGATGTGTCATGATGTTGGAGAAAAAGGGGAATGTTATGAAAGTTgtcaatttttattcaattcAACATTAACAAAAAGTGGTACAtgtaataatgataaaaaaattaaacatttaattgTAAATGAATGTTCAGCAGCATGTTTTAGTGATGGTGATTGCCCAGATATACAAAAATGTTGTACAATAGGATGTAGTAGAGTTTGTAAAAAACCTAAAATTAAAGATTCACGTTTATTACCTATACCTGAAAGTATTTCTATTCaagaaagaaaaagaaaacgTAGTGCTATTATAAGATGggttatgaaaaaattaacacCAAGTCATGTTAATTCTAATgctaatatatatgttatacAATGGCGATGGGGTATACAAAATGATATTGAGAAGATGGTTCCGTGGCAGACAATTACaatgaaaacaaaaaattatgcTATTATTAAACATGTTCTTTTACCAGGAAGATATTATGTTTTTAGGATTGCTGCAGTAAATGAATTTGGTACAGCTGGTTTTAGTAATacatcaaatatatttaaattatcaaaagaaGCAAAAGCTCCCAATGAACCATTAAATATAACAGCTCAAGTTTTAgaatataacaattatttagATGAATGGAGTTATAAAATACAATGGTTACCACCATATTCTGATTTACCAATAAAagaatatcatttattttattgggAAAGTGATAAAAATACTGCTGATATATTgaattcaaaatatataaatattcaaaataaaagatCAATTGGTGTACAAATAttagatgatgatgatgaaaattttaatgaaataaataaaaaagttttaatattaccAAGTTACTCAACAAAAGTTAATATTGAAggtttaaaaagtaataaaaattatattgttgAAATTTATTCAACCTCTGAAAGTAGTAATGGTATATTAAAAGGAGATCCAtcatttattgttataacaACTAAAAGTGAatcatcaataaaaaatgataatatgaAAGAAATTCAAAATAATGATGTTATTACATATGATCCTTAtcataaaacaattaatcaTAAAcagattaattttaaagcaGCTATTGCATCACCATACTTTAATTCTGGATCGCTACATTCTTCTATATCATGGGAAAATCATAAAATGTGTTCACcaacaaaaagaaattttagtataaaaatttatagtaaatCATGTAAAAGTGATATAATTACAGGAACAACAAATGAATGTATTTTTACATTTGGAGATTTACAATTTGATTGTGAATATGAAATTGAAGTTAAAGAACATGATACTggaatacatttatttacaaatattttttatacatattcaTGTATTGAAACACAAGGAATGAATGAAGAGATATGTCAATCATACCAAAGAAGTGGAATAATTTGCCTACAATTATCACCAACATCAGTATCATGTTCCTGGAGTCAACAAACAATGAAACAACCAACAGAAACATTAGTTGGTTATAGAATAAATTTAAGTTCTAGAAATTCACCAAGTAATTTAACAATACTACCACCCAATCAAagaaatgttatttttaaagatttatcACCAAATACtgattatttattaagaatGCAAACAGTAACAAGTCAAGGATTAGGAAATCAAATTGAAACAATTTTTAGGACATCAAAAGATATCTCTGAtgttgaattaaaaaatttacctaCTATCCTAGAGTTACCATTAGAATCAAGTTCTTCACAAAAATTGTCTTACTTTTTAACTACAATGTTGATAATAATAGTTGTTAAAAGTATtagctttttttaaataatcttgGTGATATAATTACTTgttaaaattgtatataattttagttgtataataaatattataattataatttaaaaaaaaaattgtttacataaaaaaaacttttattaaataaaaatctttggtattaatattttacaaaaatttaccacccaataataaaaagttactaaaaaaatgaatttcttttttattaaaaaaaagttttatcatatttttgttaataaataatatatttaatatgtataaaaatttccccttatattttataaatttaagatgaaagaaataaaaaaaaattattatcttatgataaaattaattttattcgTTCAAATTTATAGGGAAAGTTATGAAATATATGTcatttgattattttattcagttaaataattataattcaCTATGTGAAATGATCTTGTAAATATGAAGCGATTTTTATTGAAGAAATAAGCTCGTGATATTCCGTGGtaagttataataaaatgttgttttttttatatataacatgAACCTATTTCaccaaaatataattttatttattacaacATGAATTTGTTTTTTGTTGAGGAGCATCATCAGCAACATTAATTCCTCCTGTTCCTCTACCTGATGGACCACCACCACCTTCATTTTTGGGTAACTTTTTAGCAATCGCTAAAAAGATATCATTAACATTTTGAGCCGTTTTGGCGGATGTTTCTAGAAACAAAAGGCCATATTCACAAGCATAAGCTAAAGCTTCATCATAATCAACAAGGCGTTTCCCAACCAAATCTGCTTTATTTCCAGCTAATGCAATTACAATCTCTGGAGCAGCTTGTCTTTGAAGTTCTTTAACCCAATTTTTAGCTTTTGTGAATGACTCTGGACTAGTTATATCATAAACAACAATTGCAGCCTGAGCTCCTCTATAATACATTGGTGCAAGTGAATGATACCTTTCCTGTCCTGCTGTATCCcatatttcaaatttaacTGTTGTATCATCAAGACTTATAGTTTGCGTTAAAAATGCCGCACCAATTGTTGATTCCTGATATTCATGAAACTGTCCTTTAACAAATCTTAAAACCAATGAACTTTTCccttaaatttatttattaattaaatgtaaagttatttatatatatattttttttacaaaataaacaaaaaataaacacACCTACTGCTGATTCACCTAGTAAAACTAATTTAAATTGACAATTTTTTGTTGGTCCAGTAGTACCACTTGTTCTTCCGGCGTTTCTATTAGCCATAATTATATATCTacaagagaaaaaaaaaatt
This Strongyloides ratti genome assembly S_ratti_ED321, chromosome : 2 DNA region includes the following protein-coding sequences:
- a CDS encoding Anosmin-1: MKIIFSIFSILSLVYSIQLDSGDLISAKCQSRCYRNFELRYNNDNSMRKKLKHDIGNECKEDFKCNSCILPCKETFDDENNCVLKMCHDVGEKGECYESCQFLFNSTLTKSGTCNNDKKIKHLIVNECSAACFSDGDCPDIQKCCTIGCSRVCKKPKIKDSRLLPIPESISIQERKRKRSAIIRWVMKKLTPSHVNSNANIYVIQWRWGIQNDIEKMVPWQTITMKTKNYAIIKHVLLPGRYYVFRIAAVNEFGTAGFSNTSNIFKLSKEAKAPNEPLNITAQVLEYNNYLDEWSYKIQWLPPYSDLPIKEYHLFYWESDKNTADILNSKYINIQNKRSIGVQILDDDDENFNEINKKVLILPSYSTKVNIEGLKSNKNYIVEIYSTSESSNGILKGDPSFIVITTKSESSIKNDNMKEIQNNDVITYDPYHKTINHKQINFKAAIASPYFNSGSLHSSISWENHKMCSPTKRNFSIKIYSKSCKSDIITGTTNECIFTFGDLQFDCEYEIEVKEHDTGIHLFTNIFYTYSCIETQGMNEEICQSYQRSGIICLQLSPTSVSCSWSQQTMKQPTETLVGYRINLSSRNSPSNLTILPPNQRNVIFKDLSPNTDYLLRMQTVTSQGLGNQIETIFRTSKDISDVELKNLPTILELPLESSSSQKLSYFLTTMLIIIVVKSISFF
- a CDS encoding Drab5 — translated: MIANHLQPSTNQPTLNIPQQIPVFIPQPQAQNFIINNKNLNEANGASTGVGGQQLSIPKWARKFRCPCCKTGTMYRKTRFWVILILVFINIVAFPFDYHFIVFSNRLIIIFRRYIIMANRNAGRTSGTTGPTKNCQFKLVLLGESAVGKSSLVLRFVKGQFHEYQESTIGAAFLTQTISLDDTTVKFEIWDTAGQERYHSLAPMYYRGAQAAIVVYDITSPESFTKAKNWVKELQRQAAPEIVIALAGNKADLVGKRLVDYDEALAYACEYGLLFLETSAKTAQNVNDIFLAIAKKLPKNEGGGGPSGRGTGGINVADDAPQQKTNSCCNK